The Zavarzinella sp. sequence TGTGTATTTGATCTGTTACGATATTTCCCACGATAAGCGGCGGACGAAGGTCTTCAATTGTTTGAAGGGATTTGGTTTCGCGGTGCAGTTTTCTGTGTTTCATTGTGCGTTGACTGACAGCGAATTGTTGCGGCTGCGGACGGAGATATGGAATATTGTGAAGCTGGATGAGGACCGGATTTTGCTGGCGGATTTGGGTCCGGAAGATGGACGCGGGAAATCTTCATTAGAAAACTGGGGAGTGCCGCTGGAAGAGATTTCCGCCCCACAAAAACCGTATATAATTTGAAATGTTGGTGCAGCGAGCGGCCCGCTGCCAAGAAATACCCTGGGGTTGCTCGCAGCCCTAACGTTCTTTGACAACTGAAGTTAT is a genomic window containing:
- the cas2 gene encoding CRISPR-associated endonuclease Cas2, whose product is MRNVYLICYDISHDKRRTKVFNCLKGFGFAVQFSVFHCALTDSELLRLRTEIWNIVKLDEDRILLADLGPEDGRGKSSLENWGVPLEEISAPQKPYII